The Elusimicrobiota bacterium genomic interval GCGTTCGGCTATTCCTTGAAATATTTCTTTAAGTCGTTCTGCTATTTTGTCGTCAAGTACTACTCGTCTATACTTCGGTATCCAGACAAAATGATATTTGAGTTCATATACAGCGTGACTTGCTCGTTTTAGCTCCACATATTATTATACAAAATTTGGCAAAATTTGTCGGTCGCCTTCATCCCCGCAGCAAGCTGCGGGGTATTCGGCGACATTTAAATAATATCACGCCAAGGGCGTGAAACTACAATATACCGTTTTTTTGTAGTTGCTTGCCTTTGGTAATCCTAACTTGGTTTTGTGAAAACAAAAAAAACTGCATTACTGGTTGGCACAAATTTTAGCGAAAAAATATCCGAAGTTGCTGAATCGTTAAACGAATTAAAGCAATTATCCGATACTGCTGGTTTCAGCCCGATAGATACAATAATCCAAAGAATTAAAAAACCAAACCCCAGGTTTTT includes:
- a CDS encoding transposase; this translates as MELKRASHAVYELKYHFVWIPKYRRVVLDDKIAERLKEIFQGIAER